Proteins from one Crocosphaera sp. UHCC 0190 genomic window:
- a CDS encoding class I SAM-dependent methyltransferase has translation MNDQDLSQLRQKVQDLSLEYQQKDDFTGWFDVIYQDSSGNTDQIPWAKMSPHPTLENWLKSHDITNKKALVIGCGLGDDAEILANQSAIVTAFDIAPTAIEWCKKRFPNSSVNYLVADLLALDSSWQNSFDLIFESKTIQALPLTIRNQVIAAIAFLIKPGGTLLIMTRIRATEDIPEGPPWPVSALELSQFHQLGYEEISRTPYHDLNNPSVEQVLIEYKRIS, from the coding sequence ATGAATGACCAAGATTTAAGCCAATTACGTCAAAAAGTTCAAGATTTATCTCTAGAATATCAACAAAAAGATGATTTTACAGGGTGGTTTGATGTTATTTATCAAGATTCTTCGGGGAATACGGATCAGATTCCTTGGGCAAAAATGAGTCCTCATCCTACCTTAGAAAACTGGTTAAAATCCCATGATATTACCAATAAAAAAGCCTTAGTTATTGGTTGTGGATTAGGCGATGATGCAGAAATATTAGCCAATCAATCCGCAATTGTAACCGCTTTTGATATTGCGCCTACTGCGATTGAATGGTGTAAAAAACGCTTTCCTAATTCTTCCGTTAACTATTTAGTGGCTGATTTATTAGCTTTAGATTCGAGTTGGCAAAACAGCTTTGATCTGATCTTTGAATCAAAAACCATTCAAGCCTTACCCTTAACCATTAGAAACCAAGTAATAGCAGCGATCGCATTTTTAATCAAACCAGGCGGCACCCTATTAATTATGACAAGAATTAGAGCAACAGAAGATATCCCAGAAGGGCCACCTTGGCCAGTTTCAGCCTTAGAATTATCCCAATTTCATCAATTAGGCTATGAAGAAATTTCTCGAACCCCTTACCATGATCTTAATAATCCATCCGTTGAACAAGTTTTGATTGAGTATAAACGAATTAGTTAA
- a CDS encoding DUF3326 domain-containing protein — MNNRPYTVVLLVPTGIGAAIGGYAGDALPVARAISQVCDRLITHPNVLNGAQLYWPLPNTYYVEGYGLDRFAQGQWGLQSVHQNRVGLILDQAIEPDLRTRHLQAAEATRATLGLDLTDYIVTDAPLNVELRTASSGASWGTIGNPDSLLRAAETLITKAGATAIAVVARFPDEVESLALENYRHGQGVDPLAGAEAVISHLIVREFRLPAAHAPALLPLPLDPTISPRAAAEELGYTFLPCVLVGLSRAPQFCTERSVGAIWTDAVDAVVIPETACGGSAMLNFSQHNARIIAVTDNQTQLHVTPESLGIEAIKVHSYLEALGVLVAHRAGISVDALRPQVSSLACLSQTCE; from the coding sequence ATGAATAATCGCCCTTATACCGTTGTTTTACTCGTTCCGACAGGCATTGGGGCAGCTATTGGGGGCTATGCAGGAGATGCTTTACCCGTTGCGCGGGCCATCTCCCAAGTCTGCGATCGCTTGATCACCCATCCCAATGTTCTCAATGGGGCCCAACTTTATTGGCCCCTCCCTAACACTTATTATGTCGAAGGCTATGGACTTGATCGCTTTGCCCAAGGACAATGGGGACTGCAAAGCGTACATCAAAACCGCGTTGGCCTTATTTTAGACCAAGCGATCGAACCCGACTTAAGAACCCGTCATCTTCAAGCCGCCGAAGCCACCAGAGCCACCCTAGGACTCGATTTAACCGACTATATCGTCACCGATGCCCCTTTAAACGTCGAATTACGCACCGCCTCCTCTGGGGCAAGTTGGGGAACCATTGGCAACCCCGACAGCTTATTGAGGGCAGCAGAAACCCTGATCACCAAAGCAGGGGCAACGGCGATCGCAGTGGTGGCCAGGTTTCCTGATGAAGTCGAAAGTCTCGCCTTAGAAAATTATCGTCATGGTCAAGGGGTTGACCCCTTAGCGGGTGCAGAGGCTGTTATTTCTCACCTGATTGTCCGTGAATTTCGCCTTCCTGCCGCCCATGCCCCCGCCTTACTACCGCTACCTCTCGATCCCACCATTTCACCCCGTGCGGCGGCTGAAGAATTGGGCTATACATTTTTACCCTGTGTCTTGGTGGGGTTGAGTCGCGCTCCCCAGTTTTGTACCGAACGTTCGGTAGGGGCGATTTGGACAGACGCTGTGGATGCGGTGGTGATTCCTGAGACAGCTTGTGGGGGAAGTGCTATGCTGAATTTTAGTCAACACAATGCCCGCATTATTGCCGTTACGGACAATCAGACCCAACTCCATGTTACCCCTGAGTCCCTAGGAATTGAAGCAATTAAGGTACACTCGTATTTAGAGGCGTTAGGTGTTTTAGTGGCTCATCGGGCTGGCATTAGTGTCGATGCTTTGCGTCCTCAAGTATCCTCTTTAGCGTGTTTGTCTCAAACCTGTGAGTAA
- a CDS encoding CPBP family intramembrane glutamic endopeptidase has protein sequence MSNQNSSDIEPLTRTQILVVMGVTAIILLIIAKVWQRLGSIALLDVELTGQALLFGVGLSGGIIVASSLIYRLWPAYRQSADSYLELVIKPLVWPDLIWLGLLPGLSEELLFRGVMLPALGFDLLAVILSSIVFGVLHLSGVQQWPYVVWATIVGFALGYSALVTGNLAVPIVAHIITNWVSSSLWKLGKAKSDVVS, from the coding sequence GTGAGTAATCAGAATTCATCCGATATCGAACCCTTAACCCGTACTCAAATTTTAGTGGTGATGGGAGTCACTGCCATCATTTTATTAATCATTGCCAAGGTTTGGCAACGGTTAGGATCAATTGCTTTATTAGACGTAGAATTAACGGGTCAAGCCTTATTATTTGGGGTAGGATTATCTGGGGGAATTATTGTGGCCAGTAGTTTAATTTATCGACTTTGGCCAGCTTATCGTCAAAGTGCTGATTCCTATTTAGAATTAGTGATTAAACCCTTGGTTTGGCCGGATTTAATTTGGTTGGGTTTATTACCTGGGTTAAGTGAAGAATTGTTATTTCGTGGGGTGATGTTACCCGCTTTGGGGTTTGATTTATTAGCCGTTATTTTATCAAGTATTGTCTTTGGGGTACTGCATTTAAGTGGGGTTCAACAATGGCCTTATGTTGTGTGGGCGACTATTGTTGGTTTTGCTTTAGGTTATAGTGCTTTAGTCACAGGTAATTTAGCGGTTCCCATTGTGGCCCATATTATTACTAATTGGGTATCCAGTAGCTTGTGGAAACTGGGAAAAGCCAAGAGTGATGTTGTTTCTTAA
- a CDS encoding DUF3531 family protein, translating into MEVQFREFNPFDLWIWLEFETTPSPMEQQYVEEVFNSWFYLGKLGAFNAENLQVQDMGVDISYMDYNVEMSDHIMMAPMHNMAEFQYEGTWGRCWFDLGTSDLISLDILINSLHQLSKEYVNINKLIIGGENEDWKVDARQDAMFADN; encoded by the coding sequence ATGGAAGTACAATTTCGAGAGTTTAATCCCTTTGATTTATGGATTTGGTTAGAGTTTGAAACCACCCCTTCTCCTATGGAGCAACAATATGTAGAGGAGGTGTTTAATTCTTGGTTTTATTTAGGAAAATTAGGGGCATTTAACGCAGAAAATCTGCAAGTACAAGACATGGGGGTTGATATTAGTTATATGGACTATAATGTAGAGATGTCTGATCATATTATGATGGCCCCCATGCACAATATGGCAGAATTTCAGTATGAAGGAACTTGGGGACGTTGTTGGTTTGATTTAGGAACCAGTGATTTAATTTCTCTGGACATTTTAATTAATTCTCTCCATCAATTAAGTAAAGAGTATGTGAATATTAATAAGTTAATTATTGGGGGAGAAAATGAAGATTGGAAGGTTGATGCTAGACAAGATGCGATGTTTGCTGATAATTAA
- the clpB gene encoding ATP-dependent chaperone ClpB — translation MQPTNPNQFTEKAWEAIVRTPDIAKQNSHQQIETEHLMKSLLEQEGLAISIFNKANISVQKLRDRTDDFIRRQPKVSNPGESVYLGRSLDSLLDRSEQFRKEFEDDYISIEHLLLAYGKDERFGKNFFKEFGLTEANLKEIIKEVRGHQKVTDQNPEGKYESLEKYGRDLTQLAREGKLDPVIGRDDEIRRTIQILSRRTKNNPVLIGEPGVGKTAIVEGLAQRIINRDVPESLRDRKLIALDMGALIAGAKYRGEFEERLKAVLKEVTDSQGNIIMFIDEIHTVVGAGATQGAMDAGNLLKPMLARGELRCIGATTLDEYRKYIEKDAALERRFQSVLVDEPNVVDTISILRGLKERYEVHHGVKIADTAVVAAAMLSNRYISDRFLPDKAIDLVDEAAAKLKMEITSKPEELDEVDRKVLQLEMERLSLQKEEDRASRERLEKLEKELADLKEEQSQLNAQWQSEKEVIDQIRKVKETIDQINLEIQQAERDYDLNKAAELRYGKLTDLQRQVKELESKIAERQTTGKTLLREEVLESDIAEIISKWTGIPLSKLIESEKEKLLNLEEELHERVVGQEEAVTAVSEAIQRSRAGLSDPNRPTASFIFLGPTGVGKTELAKALAQNLFDTEEALVRIDMSEYMEKHSVSRLMGAPPGYVGYDEGGQLTEAIRRRPYSVILFDEIEKAHADVFNVMLQILDDGRLTDSQGRTVDFKNTIIIMTSNIGSQYILDIAGDDSRYDEMRSRVMDAMRNNFRPEFLNRIDEMIIFHGLQKSQLREIVKLQVQLLRSRLEDQKMSLKLAEAALDFVADIGYDPVYGARPLKRAVQRYLETSIAKSILKGEFKAGDTIFVDIEDERLTFKRLPSEMLTV, via the coding sequence ATGCAACCCACTAACCCCAATCAATTTACCGAAAAAGCTTGGGAAGCGATAGTCCGAACCCCCGATATTGCCAAGCAAAATAGTCACCAACAAATTGAAACTGAACACTTAATGAAATCTCTCTTAGAACAAGAGGGACTTGCTATCAGTATTTTTAATAAAGCTAACATTAGCGTTCAAAAATTACGGGATAGAACCGATGATTTTATCCGTCGTCAACCCAAAGTATCTAACCCTGGTGAATCTGTTTATTTAGGACGCAGTTTAGACAGTCTCCTTGACAGAAGTGAACAGTTTCGTAAAGAATTTGAAGATGACTATATTTCCATTGAACATCTTTTATTAGCCTATGGAAAAGATGAGCGTTTTGGTAAGAATTTCTTCAAGGAATTTGGTCTAACAGAAGCTAACTTAAAAGAGATCATTAAAGAAGTACGAGGCCATCAAAAAGTGACCGATCAAAACCCCGAAGGAAAATATGAATCCTTAGAAAAATATGGACGAGATTTGACCCAATTAGCCAGAGAAGGTAAACTAGATCCGGTCATTGGTAGGGATGATGAAATTCGTCGCACCATTCAAATTTTATCCCGTAGAACCAAGAATAATCCTGTTTTAATTGGGGAACCAGGAGTCGGTAAAACTGCCATTGTTGAAGGGTTAGCACAGCGAATTATTAACAGAGATGTCCCCGAATCTTTACGCGATCGCAAGTTAATTGCATTGGATATGGGTGCTTTAATTGCCGGGGCCAAATATCGTGGTGAATTTGAAGAAAGATTGAAAGCAGTTCTCAAAGAAGTCACCGATTCCCAAGGTAATATTATCATGTTTATTGATGAAATTCATACCGTTGTGGGGGCCGGTGCAACTCAAGGGGCCATGGATGCAGGGAACCTCTTAAAACCCATGTTAGCACGGGGAGAATTGCGCTGTATTGGGGCAACAACTCTCGATGAATATCGCAAGTATATTGAGAAAGATGCAGCCTTAGAACGGCGTTTTCAATCAGTATTAGTCGATGAACCTAATGTGGTTGATACAATTTCGATTTTACGGGGACTAAAAGAACGTTATGAAGTCCATCATGGGGTCAAAATTGCCGATACAGCAGTAGTCGCTGCGGCCATGTTATCTAACCGTTATATTAGTGATCGTTTCTTACCAGATAAAGCCATTGATTTAGTGGATGAAGCTGCTGCTAAATTGAAAATGGAAATCACCTCTAAACCAGAAGAATTAGACGAAGTTGATCGCAAGGTTCTTCAGTTAGAAATGGAACGACTTTCTTTACAAAAAGAAGAAGATAGGGCTTCCCGTGAAAGGTTAGAAAAGTTAGAGAAAGAACTCGCTGATCTCAAAGAAGAACAATCTCAACTAAATGCCCAATGGCAATCGGAAAAAGAAGTCATTGATCAGATTCGCAAAGTAAAGGAAACCATTGACCAAATTAACTTAGAAATTCAACAAGCTGAACGAGACTATGATCTTAATAAAGCGGCTGAATTACGCTATGGTAAACTAACAGATTTACAGCGACAAGTTAAAGAGCTAGAAAGCAAAATTGCCGAACGACAAACCACAGGTAAAACTCTATTACGAGAGGAAGTATTAGAGTCAGATATTGCTGAAATTATTTCTAAATGGACAGGAATTCCCCTCAGTAAACTCATCGAATCTGAGAAGGAAAAACTCTTAAATTTAGAGGAAGAACTTCATGAGCGAGTTGTTGGTCAAGAAGAAGCAGTAACGGCTGTATCAGAAGCAATTCAGCGTTCTCGTGCGGGACTTTCTGATCCCAATCGTCCCACAGCAAGCTTTATTTTTTTAGGGCCAACAGGGGTTGGTAAAACAGAATTAGCCAAGGCATTAGCACAAAATCTTTTTGATACAGAAGAAGCCTTAGTTCGTATTGATATGTCCGAGTATATGGAGAAGCATAGCGTATCTCGTTTGATGGGTGCGCCTCCCGGATATGTCGGTTATGATGAAGGGGGACAATTAACAGAAGCAATTCGTCGTCGTCCCTACTCCGTTATCCTCTTTGATGAGATAGAAAAAGCCCATGCTGATGTCTTCAATGTGATGTTACAAATTCTTGATGATGGACGTTTAACAGATTCTCAAGGTCGCACCGTAGACTTTAAAAATACTATCATTATCATGACCAGTAATATCGGTTCTCAATACATTTTAGATATCGCAGGAGACGATTCTCGTTATGATGAAATGCGTTCCCGTGTCATGGACGCAATGCGTAATAATTTCCGTCCAGAATTTCTCAACCGTATTGATGAAATGATCATCTTCCATGGGTTGCAAAAGTCTCAATTACGGGAAATTGTCAAACTACAAGTTCAACTGCTGAGAAGTCGTTTAGAAGATCAAAAAATGTCTCTTAAATTAGCAGAAGCTGCTTTAGATTTTGTGGCAGATATCGGTTATGATCCGGTTTATGGTGCCAGACCCTTAAAACGGGCAGTTCAAAGGTACTTAGAAACCTCCATTGCTAAGTCAATTCTTAAGGGAGAATTTAAAGCAGGAGACACGATATTTGTGGATATCGAAGATGAAAGATTGACCTTTAAACGTTTACCCTCTGAGATGTTAACCGTTTAA
- a CDS encoding SUMF1/EgtB/PvdO family nonheme iron enzyme — MVDPIITPTVITVITHIVTSEPFKEFGLAFIKGIGRKSGESAYKLGSSLIGVPDASKINKSSQNSPYQSAVKKYLEAKQEYLDKDINLRERELAAKREFSQNLLQLLGESQKQNNETKLREIQNNWDKDNWFSKLDRHETEQILRQAEHRLLILASPPDISSDCPETFENNLNKEIKNRLGLFIGQYYSVNSPIHPVQFYGDYFKEPISSIDVKRLQFLLEGLSTIILYSDITDYEVHFHLDCLGGGKTHQYPLPAWNWEESYKALKQEGKTEKEALREIRKMIVDVYLLLSAFISDWYYLQINLLYEPQLTKASVKLPDEWVTPCQEQLDHLYRLNQAELSYQEGLWLLEKKEYEKSFQCFQATLAVKPDNQVAMFYAEYAKGFYLLEIGEYTEVLPCFDAVLQQQPELAEVWFNKGVALEQLNQIEKAKNALNQALTLQPNLFERLTPEFAYLCNFTETLPNGIKLEMIAIPAGEFMMGPPGGEGDSDEHPQHKVRLKGFYLGKYPITQAQYQAVMGNNPSMIEGENNPVERVNWYDAQAFCRKLSQITGNPYQLPSEAQWEYACRAGNSGKWCFGDNENLIKEYAWYRENPGSIWDYDPNEETHPVGEKKPNQWGLYDMHGNVWEWCEDNYEENNYQNTSTDGSPCQNPNMKFGVSRGGSWVYDLDWCSSFSRSLCNPRDGAIDTGFRVVRSSPRTF, encoded by the coding sequence ATGGTTGACCCAATTATTACCCCTACTGTCATCACGGTTATCACTCACATCGTTACCAGTGAACCGTTTAAAGAATTTGGTCTAGCCTTTATTAAAGGTATTGGCAGAAAATCGGGTGAAAGTGCTTACAAATTGGGGTCTTCTTTAATAGGAGTGCCGGATGCTTCTAAGATCAATAAATCAAGCCAAAATTCTCCTTATCAATCTGCTGTTAAAAAGTATCTTGAAGCCAAACAGGAATATTTAGACAAGGATATTAACCTTCGGGAAAGAGAATTAGCAGCAAAACGAGAATTTAGTCAAAATCTGTTGCAATTATTAGGAGAATCGCAAAAACAGAATAATGAAACCAAACTCAGAGAAATTCAGAATAACTGGGACAAAGATAACTGGTTTTCTAAGTTAGATCGTCATGAAACGGAGCAAATTCTTAGACAGGCAGAACATCGTTTATTGATTTTAGCATCGCCTCCAGATATTAGCTCAGATTGTCCAGAAACCTTTGAAAATAACCTTAATAAAGAAATTAAAAACCGTTTGGGGCTATTTATCGGTCAATATTACTCTGTCAATTCCCCGATTCATCCCGTACAGTTTTATGGGGATTATTTCAAGGAACCCATTTCCTCTATTGATGTTAAACGGTTACAGTTCTTGCTAGAAGGGTTATCAACCATTATTTTATATAGCGACATCACTGACTATGAGGTGCATTTTCATCTCGACTGTTTGGGAGGAGGAAAAACTCATCAATATCCTTTACCTGCGTGGAATTGGGAAGAAAGCTATAAAGCATTAAAACAAGAAGGGAAAACAGAGAAAGAAGCCTTAAGAGAAATTCGTAAGATGATTGTGGATGTTTATTTGTTGTTATCTGCGTTTATCAGTGATTGGTACTATTTACAGATTAATTTGCTTTATGAACCTCAATTAACTAAAGCATCGGTTAAGTTACCGGATGAGTGGGTAACGCCTTGTCAAGAACAGTTAGACCATCTTTATCGTTTAAATCAAGCAGAATTGAGTTATCAAGAGGGATTATGGTTATTAGAGAAAAAAGAGTATGAGAAATCTTTCCAGTGTTTTCAAGCTACCTTAGCAGTAAAACCAGACAATCAAGTAGCGATGTTTTATGCTGAATATGCTAAAGGTTTCTATCTGTTAGAAATTGGCGAATATACAGAAGTATTACCGTGTTTTGATGCCGTATTGCAGCAACAACCAGAGTTAGCAGAGGTTTGGTTTAATAAAGGGGTTGCGTTAGAGCAATTAAACCAGATAGAGAAAGCAAAAAACGCTCTTAACCAAGCTTTGACGCTACAGCCCAATTTATTTGAAAGGTTAACGCCAGAATTCGCATATTTATGTAACTTTACCGAAACTTTGCCTAATGGTATCAAACTAGAGATGATTGCCATACCTGCGGGAGAATTTATGATGGGTCCACCTGGTGGAGAAGGAGATAGCGATGAACATCCTCAGCATAAGGTAAGGCTAAAAGGCTTCTATTTGGGGAAATATCCCATTACTCAAGCGCAATATCAAGCGGTGATGGGAAATAACCCCTCTATGATTGAAGGGGAAAATAACCCAGTAGAACGGGTTAATTGGTATGATGCACAAGCATTCTGTCGAAAATTATCGCAAATAACCGGAAACCCCTATCAACTCCCTAGCGAAGCACAGTGGGAATATGCCTGTCGTGCAGGAAATAGCGGTAAATGGTGTTTTGGCGATAACGAGAATTTAATAAAAGAATACGCTTGGTATCGTGAAAATCCTGGCAGTATCTGGGATTATGATCCTAACGAAGAAACCCATCCTGTTGGAGAAAAGAAACCGAATCAATGGGGACTTTACGATATGCACGGAAACGTCTGGGAATGGTGTGAAGATAATTATGAGGAAAATAATTATCAAAATACCTCTACAGATGGCAGTCCTTGTCAGAATCCGAACATGAAGTTTGGTGTATCCCGCGGCGGTTCTTGGGTATACGATTTGGACTGGTGCAGCTCTTTCTCCCGCAGCTTATGTAACCCGCGCGACGGCGCCATCGATACTGGGTTTCGTGTAGTGCGTTCATCCCCCAGGACTTTTTAG
- the pta gene encoding phosphate acetyltransferase, whose amino-acid sequence MTNSLYISTIEPRSGKSLIALGIMELILRKTTKVGFFRPIIQDPIDDQPDKHIDLILSHFKLPQTYQDSFGLLYSEVNNLMGQEKLDEILDKIITKYKKLEKTCDFIVCENSDYVAENAAFAFDLNVAIAKNLGCSFLILGNGHQKSIEDISISLKIVADAYREKHCKILGIIVNKVALNDVKILEDSLQTIYTDNHYLFSVIPYDKKLDSPRVREIAEQLKAQVLYGHNRLDNLVFNYLVAAMQMQHAITHLDDNYLVVTPSDRGDVIIGTLQAHQSTNYPNLAGILLTTECQLESSIDRLIGGLADPLPILWVDTYTYPTASRLQTVYSSLKAGDIEKINWSIEIFDESVNLPKLEQLINEIEVDGITPKLFTYNLIQQAKSKKRHLVLPEGKDPRILQAVAILTSRDIVEITLLGEKARIEQTIQNNGIQLDLNNLNIINPLESPHLEDYTQTLYDLRKHKGLTLESAKDIMIDVSYFGTMMVYKGDADGMVSGAIHTTGQTIRPALQIIKTKPDYKLVSSVFFMCLPDKILVYGDCAINPNPTAEQLAEIAIVSAETAETFGIIPKIALLSYSSGESGKGEDVEKVKQATIIAKKRRPDLLFEGPIQYDAAVDMTVAAQKMPDSKVAGQATVFIFPDLNTGNNTYKAVQRETGAIAIGPILQGLKKPVNDLSRGCTVEDIINTVAITAIQSN is encoded by the coding sequence ATGACAAATTCTCTCTATATTAGCACCATTGAACCCAGAAGCGGAAAATCTCTAATCGCTTTGGGAATTATGGAACTTATCCTCAGAAAAACGACTAAAGTTGGATTTTTTCGCCCCATTATTCAAGATCCTATTGATGATCAACCAGATAAACATATTGATTTAATTCTCTCTCATTTTAAATTACCCCAAACATACCAAGATTCCTTTGGGTTATTGTATTCAGAAGTTAATAATTTGATGGGACAAGAAAAACTAGATGAGATTTTAGATAAAATTATCACTAAATATAAGAAATTAGAGAAAACTTGTGATTTTATTGTTTGTGAAAACTCTGATTATGTAGCAGAAAATGCAGCTTTTGCATTTGATCTTAATGTTGCTATTGCTAAAAACTTAGGATGCTCTTTTTTGATCTTAGGTAATGGTCATCAAAAATCCATTGAAGATATTAGTATTTCTCTCAAAATTGTAGCTGATGCTTACCGGGAAAAACACTGCAAAATTTTAGGAATTATTGTTAACAAAGTAGCTCTAAATGATGTCAAAATCTTAGAAGATAGCCTTCAAACAATTTACACTGATAATCATTATTTATTCTCAGTCATTCCCTATGATAAAAAATTAGATAGTCCCAGAGTCAGAGAAATTGCAGAACAACTAAAAGCCCAAGTTTTATATGGACATAATCGTTTAGATAATTTAGTTTTTAATTATCTCGTTGCTGCGATGCAAATGCAACACGCAATCACTCACTTAGATGACAATTATTTAGTTGTAACACCATCAGATAGAGGTGATGTTATCATTGGAACATTACAAGCTCATCAGTCTACAAATTACCCCAATTTAGCAGGTATCCTCCTAACCACTGAATGTCAATTAGAAAGTTCAATTGACCGATTAATTGGGGGACTTGCTGATCCGTTACCTATTTTGTGGGTGGATACTTACACCTATCCGACTGCTTCTCGTTTGCAAACTGTTTATAGTTCTTTAAAAGCAGGAGATATAGAAAAGATTAATTGGAGTATTGAAATTTTTGATGAATCTGTTAATTTACCAAAATTAGAACAACTGATTAACGAGATTGAAGTTGATGGAATTACCCCGAAATTATTTACCTATAACCTAATTCAACAGGCCAAATCTAAAAAACGTCATCTTGTTTTACCCGAAGGAAAAGATCCCCGTATTTTGCAAGCGGTTGCTATTTTAACATCACGGGATATTGTAGAGATTACCTTATTAGGAGAAAAAGCAAGAATTGAACAAACGATTCAAAATAATGGGATTCAATTAGATCTTAATAACTTAAATATTATTAATCCGCTAGAAAGTCCCCATTTAGAAGATTATACTCAGACATTATATGACCTCAGAAAACACAAAGGACTAACCTTAGAAAGTGCCAAAGATATTATGATAGATGTCTCATATTTTGGGACAATGATGGTTTATAAAGGAGATGCAGATGGCATGGTTTCAGGAGCAATTCATACCACAGGACAAACCATTCGTCCGGCCCTACAAATTATTAAAACAAAACCAGATTACAAACTCGTTTCTTCAGTCTTTTTTATGTGTTTACCCGACAAAATTTTAGTCTATGGAGACTGTGCAATTAATCCTAATCCTACCGCCGAACAATTAGCAGAAATTGCCATTGTTTCCGCAGAAACAGCCGAAACCTTTGGGATAATTCCCAAAATTGCCTTACTTTCTTATTCATCAGGAGAGTCAGGAAAAGGGGAAGATGTAGAAAAAGTTAAACAAGCAACCATCATCGCTAAAAAACGCCGTCCTGACTTATTATTTGAAGGGCCAATACAATATGATGCTGCGGTAGATATGACTGTTGCAGCGCAAAAAATGCCCGATTCAAAAGTAGCAGGACAAGCAACTGTTTTCATTTTTCCTGACTTAAATACGGGAAATAATACCTATAAAGCCGTCCAAAGAGAAACGGGAGCCATTGCCATCGGCCCTATTTTACAAGGGTTAAAAAAACCCGTCAACGATCTCAGTCGAGGTTGTACCGTTGAAGATATTATTAATACGGTTGCGATCACAGCGATTCAATCAAACTGA